In Pseudoalteromonas piratica, the genomic stretch ATCGACGTCTTGCATTTGTACATTACCGTTTTGGCCACGACTTTCGCCATTAATCATATTAGCTAATAGCGTTGCGATTCCGGGAATTGTTACACCTTCACCGCGCACTTCAAATTTTCTATCGATGGCGCTGGCATGATTAAGTTTGAAAATGCGGATCACGAGTGGGTCGACAAAGCCGGAATCTGAACTGTCCTGCAATAAAGTTACTGTTTGATTGATCAGCTCGATATAGCGCGGTGGACCAGATACCATAATCATATTGGTATGTTGAATAGTGCGCCATTCGAAGCGCGGGTCCCACAGCTTGAGATCTTGCATTGTTTGCTTGAGTTGATTGGTCGTGAGTAACTCTAAGCGGATCATTTGACTTTGCCTTTCAGCACTGCGGTTAATATGCAGTGTTGCACCATCAAAATACCAAATTAAATCGTATGCACTGGCCAAGTAATCCAAGGCTTTAAGGCTTGAAGCGTAACGTAAATGGCCATTAAACTTTTCATCAATAGTAGACGAGACATTGACACTAATATCGGCGTTTGAAGCAAGTGCGGTCAGTACTTTTCTCAGTAAGTCGCCTTCACCATAATATTCAAAAGGCTGTTTTGTAAGAGCGGCCTTACTCAGCACACCAAATGGCAGCAGAACAAAGCTGATAAACAATAATCTAAGGTAAAATATACGCATGCTGTTGGCTGTGTTGAATTGGTTGAAGTTCGAGTTGTTGAATTTGCGCCACTAATTGACAATGGCTGTTTAACAATTCAAGTAACTGCTCAAAAGAAAGAGATAGCGGTTGAGTTGTTTGTATGGCAAAACGTTCTGATAATTGTGCGATGCTTGACTCGCTTTTTTGCCAGCCGTAAGTCCAACTCATTGCTTGCTTTAGCTGTTGTTCTTGTTCGTAAGCTTGTTCACTGAAGTGATCGATATAGCTATAAAATACTAGTGTATCTTTGAAGCTTTGAATATCGACCAAAATGTCGTCCAGACTCACGCTCGCAAATCCTTGTTCACTTTGGCTAATACCAATGTTTAGCTCAGTAGCAAGCTGCTTTATAAAATCGTTAATTAACATATCTCCTCCACAGTGCTTAGCGTCTCATGGTTACAAAACACAAGTTTGTAGAGGAAGACGTAAAATTTTATATATTGGGTCAGATGAAAGTAGTAGCAAACAATGCGCTACAAAAACCGTTTAAAGATAACAAGGCCTTGTGAGTGCGCCATTTTTATAAATCGGGTTTAAATTTTTTACTTGGCGTCAAATCTGATTGCATACACACATTGCTGCATATTTTTTGCAAAATTATTTGTTAGAGTCCTTTACTAGGCGGATAAAGGAGCAAGAAATGAGCGGTATTTCAACTGATGATGCCTATTGGCAATTTGGTTATCATGCAAATGAAAAAGTAACGACAGACGTATTTGAAGATGGTGAACGTGTCAGCAAAGAGTTATCAATAACTAACTTAAAAGATGCCGATGCCAATATCGACCCATGGGAAGTTTTATCAGCTCTCGATGATGCGGCTGATGTCGTGCAATATCAAATAAATGGCACACTTTATACCAGTGATGAGATCCAAACCTTTATTGATGATGGTAATTTAGATATCACTTCGTCGGGTTATATTACTTTTAATAATACGCAACTTGATACTGACCAAGTGGGTTATGAAGTTCACACACTGCTTATTGAAAAACTACAAGATGAAATTAACGAAATCAATGAGTTAATCATTGATATGCAAAAGCTCGAGAATGTTTTGCTGCTAAATTCTGACATTAAAGACAAAGGTGAAGAAAAGATTGACCTAAATAGTCGCAGTGGTGAATTTTGGGATGATTTGCAAAATGAATTACCTGGCGAGACGAGTTATAACCTAGCGAGGTTTATTGTTGCTTGTGATTATCACTACAGAGAGTGGGCTGAAATAGCCCAAGTGTGGCCTTCTGACAGCGATACCTATTATGATTTTGGTACAGTTGTAATGAGTGTAACGTCAAAAGTTGCTTTTCAAACAAATGACATTACCAATGCCATTGAGGTACTAAACAACAAAGTAAAAGAACGCACCACTCAGGTTGAACAATTAGGTACAGATTTACAAAGTAATACCTCACAGTACAACAGCTTAATGGAAGCGATGTCGAACTATTACAGTACTTACTTCGATGCGGCGAAAAGTCTGCTAACAGGAGGGTAACCATGGCTGATCCTTACTGGCAGTTTGGTGCCTTTGCCAATGCCTCTGTCACAACCACTGTTTTTGAAGAGGGTGAACGTAAAACTGAAACCCTGGATGCTGATGAGTTAAAAGTGGTAGATGAAAATATCGACCCTTGGAGTATTTTGGCATCATTAGGTGAAACCAGTGACGCAGTGCGTTATCAAATTAAAGGGGTGGAATATACTTCAAGTGAAATCGAAACCTTTATTAATGATGGTGATTTATCATTAACCTCTGCAGGGTCTATTGTGTTTAAAGGTGAGACTCTGGAATACGCAGAGGTTGGTTACGAAGTTCACACCCTAATGATTGAGAAACTTCAAGACGACATTGAACAAATTAATGAGCTATTAGAGCAGCTAAATTACATTTCGGCAGCGTTAGGTGAAAGTAGCACTTTTGAAGAGGATGGTGAAATAACCTACAACTGGGCTAATGGTGTCGCAGGGATTGATGAATTCTATAATTTGCTAAAGCAGCAAACCCCTGATTTATCAGATAGTGAAAGGCGCGTATTGCTGAAGGATGCGAATAATAATTACATAGTATGGGAAGATATCAGTGCCAGTACCACAAGTAGTAGCGGTACCTATCGCTTTGGTACGACCACAGTCAATACAACCCAATACTATATGACCTTTCAAGAAAACGATATCTCAAATGCCCTTGAGGCACTGCGAAACACTGTAAAAGAAAAAACCACGCAAACTGAAACATTAAGTACTGACTTTCAGGCGTCAAATGAGCAATACACATCAGTTATAACTGCAATGTCACAGTATGCCGAAGATTTTTACGGCAGCATTAAACAGCTTACTGATTGATGAGTTAGCTTTGCAAATTTGCACATTGTTGCTTTAATAATCGCACAATGTGCAAACTTGCAGTGTTACAATTTGCACAATCTCTGCATATTTCGAAAAATAACATTTTATTCAAATTAAAAACATTAAAATTCAATAGTTTAAAATTAAACAAAAAAGTCACAATTAGGTGACAATTCTCCATATTTATTGATATTTCCCTTCTTATACTGAACACATAAAGTCAAAACGGCAGTAATAAAGGTGTTCATTATGTTTGATCCTGAC encodes the following:
- a CDS encoding type III secretion system chaperone family protein, producing MLINDFIKQLATELNIGISQSEQGFASVSLDDILVDIQSFKDTLVFYSYIDHFSEQAYEQEQQLKQAMSWTYGWQKSESSIAQLSERFAIQTTQPLSLSFEQLLELLNSHCQLVAQIQQLELQPIQHSQQHAYILP